CGGGCCGGGATCTCGGTGGTAAGCTCCGCCGCGTGCAGGATTCCGGAGCTCCAGCGCACCCACTTCCCGCCGGGATGCGCGATCTGCTGCCCGAAGAGGCGCTGCGCCAGAGCCAGCTCGGGCGCGCTGCGGTGAACGCGTTTTCCGTGTGCGGCTACGAGCGCATCACCCTGCCGGTGTTCGAGTACGCCGAGGTCCTCGAGCGGGGCCTGGGTGCGCTGGATCCGCGGGAGGTGCTCCGCTTCGTCGAGCCGGAGAGCGGCGAGGTGGTCGCCCTGCGTCCCGACATGACCCCGCAGATCGCACGCTTGGTCGTGTCGCGACTGGCGGCGGCGCCGCTGCCCATTCGGCTTTGCTACGAGGGGTCGGTGGTGCGCCTGCGCCGAGAGCGTGCTCGGCGTCATCGCCAGATCCCCCAAGCCGGCATCGAGCTGGTGGGACGGCCGGGGCTGGCGGGCGATGTGGAGGTCGTCGGCGTGGCGTCGCGCGCCGTGCGCGCCGCGGGGCTTCGGGACTTCACCGTGGATCTCGGACATCCGCGCATCGCCGGTGCGCTCTTGGACGTAGCTCCGGCCGAGCACCGCTCCGCGTTGATCGAAGCCCTGTCGGTGAAGGACAGCGAGAGCCTCGCGCGGCTCGCCGCGGCGGCGGGCGTGGACGCGACCATCGCCCGGGCCCTGGTGGCGCTGGCGGAGCTCAGCGGCGAGGGGGACGTGTGGTCCCGCGCCCACGCCGTGCTCGGGAGCACCCCGGCGGCGCCGGCCTTGGCGGAGCTCGAGGGCGTAGCGCAAGCGGTGGCGCCCTTGGTGCCCACCTTGGTGGTCGATCTGGGCGAGGTGCGCCATCTCGCCTACTACACCGGCGTCACGTTCCAGATCCTGGCGGAAGGCCCGGGGGAGGCCGTGGGCTCCGGCGGGCGCTACGACGGCCTCTTCGCGCGCTTCGGTCGCCCCACGCCGGCCGCCGGCTGCGCCTTGGATCTGGACAACCTGGCGTGGGCTCTCGGCGCTGCGACGGAGCACGGCGTCCGCGCGCGCGTGCTGGTCGCCCTGGAGGACGCGACGGAGCTGCTCGAAGCTCTGCGCTCCCGCGGGGTCCCCGCTGCCGTCGGCAATGGGGCCGCGCTGGACTACGCTCGCGCTTGGCGCTACTCGCACGTGCTCGACGCGAAGGGCCTCACCCGTGTCAGCGATGGCGTCACCGAGCGCCTGAACCCATCGACTCCGGCGGAGGTCGCCGTCGAAGTCCAGAGCTTGCTGCTCGCGTCGCGCGAGCCTGAGGAGAGCTAGACGAATGTCCCGAGTCGTGGTCGTGGGTGCCCAGTGGGGAGACGAGGGCAAGGGCAAGATCGTCGACTACATCGCGGAGTCGGCGGATCTCGTCGTGCGCTACGCCGGCGGTCCGAACGCCGGGCACACGTTGGTGGTCGGTGACGACAAGGTGATCGTGCGGCTCTTGCCGAGCGGCATCTTGCGGCCGAGCATCCGTTGCGTGTTGGGGCAGGGCATGGTGGTCGACCCCTGGGTGCTGCTGGAGGAGATCGACACCCTGACCGCGCGCGGCCACGACGGCATCGAGAGCCGTCTGCTGCTCAGCGAT
This portion of the Polyangiaceae bacterium genome encodes:
- the hisZ gene encoding ATP phosphoribosyltransferase regulatory subunit — encoded protein: MRDLLPEEALRQSQLGRAAVNAFSVCGYERITLPVFEYAEVLERGLGALDPREVLRFVEPESGEVVALRPDMTPQIARLVVSRLAAAPLPIRLCYEGSVVRLRRERARRHRQIPQAGIELVGRPGLAGDVEVVGVASRAVRAAGLRDFTVDLGHPRIAGALLDVAPAEHRSALIEALSVKDSESLARLAAAAGVDATIARALVALAELSGEGDVWSRAHAVLGSTPAAPALAELEGVAQAVAPLVPTLVVDLGEVRHLAYYTGVTFQILAEGPGEAVGSGGRYDGLFARFGRPTPAAGCALDLDNLAWALGAATEHGVRARVLVALEDATELLEALRSRGVPAAVGNGAALDYARAWRYSHVLDAKGLTRVSDGVTERLNPSTPAEVAVEVQSLLLASREPEES